From Paenibacillus sp. PL2-23:
GCCGACCTTGTCGGCGATCACGTTCATCGAGCTGCTGCTACGCGCCAAAAATGAAGTATCGATATCCTTCCGGGTATTCGAGCCTTATACGATTGTTGGCGTTATCTTCATCGCGGGCAGCTTGACCATGTCCCTTGCGATTACACAGCTGGAGAAGCGGTGGGCTCGCAACCGGGCATCGTAAAGGAGGCTTTACCAGTATGATCGTTGCACAAGAAAGGGCAGAGGGGATGACGGAGGCTGCTTCCATCGTCCCCGCGTCTCCCGCGCTTGTCGAATATCGTGGAGTAACCAAACGATTCGGGGAGCTGGAGGTCATTAAGGGCATTGATCTGACCTTGCACGCCGGGGAGAAGCTGGCCCTCATCGGGCCAAGCGGCTCCGGCAAAACAACGCTTGGTCGGATGCTGATGACGCTGGAGCAGCCCACAAGCGGCATGATTGCCATCGACGGGGAGCCGCTCTGGCATCGTAAGAGTAAAAAAGGGGAGCTGCTGCCCGCCAATGAAAAGCATCTTCGGCGGATGAGGGAGAAGGTCGGTATGGTATTCCAGCATTTCAACCTGTTTCCTCATCTGACGGTCCGGCGCAATGTGACGCTGGCGCTTACGTCCGTGCTGAAGATTGGGACTGAGGAAGCCAATGCCAGGGCTGAAGCTATGCTGGATAAGGTCGGCTTGTCAACGAAGCTTGATAATTATCCATCACAGCTGTCAGGCGGCCAGAAGCAGCGCGTCGCTATAGCGCGTGCTCTAGTGATGAGGCCCAAGGTTGTTGTGTTCGACGAGGTAACGTCGGCGCTGGACCCCGAGCTTGTGGGCGAGGTGCTGGAAGTGATTAAAGAAGTGGCGCTGGAGGGCGAGACGGCGATGATGCTGATTACGCATGAGATGGATTTCGCCAGAGAAGTCGCCGATCGTGTCGTCTTCGGAGCGGAGGGCCTGATCGTGGAGCAGGGTCCGCCCGCCGAGCTGTTCGATTCGCCGAAGAGCGAACGGCTGCAGGCGTTCTTGAGCCGCTTCCTGTAAGCCAAGACGTTTGGAGGAATGATCCATTGATTGACCATAAAACGATAACACTCGACTATCAAAAGCCGGAAGCTGCCGATGGCCATGCGGTATGGAAGCTCGTCAAGCGCTCCGGCGGCCTGGATGTCAATACATCGTACGCCTATATTCTTCTGTGCGATCAATTCCGAGACACATGCTGCGTAGGTAAGCAGGAGGAGCGGACGCTCGGGTTTGTCTCCGCCTTCCGCAAGCCATCTGAGCCGAATACGCTGTTCGTCTGGCAGATTGCGGTAGATCCCATTCTTCGGGGCAACGGCATTGCCAGCAAGCTGCTGGCTGAGGTGCTGCGACGGGACGACAACGCGGACATTCAATATGTTGAAGCAACGATTGGTCCAGACAACATCGCTTCGCGGCAGCTGTTCCTTCGTTTGGCCAAAACCTTTGGCGCGGAATGCGCCATCTCGGAGTTGTACGGTGAAGAGCTGTTCCCGGAGGCGCATGACGCAGAGCTTCTATTCCGCATCGGACCGCTGCGGCGGGGAGCAGGACGACTGGAAAACTAAAGAATATCAGGAGGAGGAGATATGACTATGAACGCAATCAAACAAGAGAGCAACAAGAGTAAGCTGCAGGTGTTCGACCAACTGGAATCCGAGGTGCGCAGCTATTGCCGCAGCTTCAAAACGGTGTTCACCAAGGCAAGCAACGCCAAGCTGATGGATCGCGACAATCGGGAATTCATTGACTTCTTCGCCGGTGCCGGCGCTCTTAACTACGGTCATAACAACAGCCGGATTCGCGCCAAGCTGATTGAATATTTGATGGAGGACGGCATCACCCATAGCTTGGACATGGCTACTGAGGCCAAGGAAAGGTTCCTGCTGAAATTCCAGGAGACGATTCTTGCGCCGCGCGGACTTTCCTACAAGGTGATGTTCCCGGGACCAACCGGAACAAACTCGGTGGAAAGCGCTATGAAGATCGCACGCAAGGTGACGGGACGCTCGAACGTCGTCTGCTTCACCAATGCCTTCCATGGCATGTCGCTGGGCTCGCTGGCGGCGACGGGCAACGCGTTCAAGCGGGGAGGAGCTGGCGTTCCGCTGAACGGAACGACATTCCTGCCGTACGACGGATATCTTGGACCGCTGGTGGATACAACCTCTCT
This genomic window contains:
- the ehuA gene encoding ectoine/hydroxyectoine ABC transporter ATP-binding protein EhuA, encoding MTEAASIVPASPALVEYRGVTKRFGELEVIKGIDLTLHAGEKLALIGPSGSGKTTLGRMLMTLEQPTSGMIAIDGEPLWHRKSKKGELLPANEKHLRRMREKVGMVFQHFNLFPHLTVRRNVTLALTSVLKIGTEEANARAEAMLDKVGLSTKLDNYPSQLSGGQKQRVAIARALVMRPKVVVFDEVTSALDPELVGEVLEVIKEVALEGETAMMLITHEMDFAREVADRVVFGAEGLIVEQGPPAELFDSPKSERLQAFLSRFL
- the ectA gene encoding diaminobutyrate acetyltransferase; its protein translation is MIDHKTITLDYQKPEAADGHAVWKLVKRSGGLDVNTSYAYILLCDQFRDTCCVGKQEERTLGFVSAFRKPSEPNTLFVWQIAVDPILRGNGIASKLLAEVLRRDDNADIQYVEATIGPDNIASRQLFLRLAKTFGAECAISELYGEELFPEAHDAELLFRIGPLRRGAGRLEN